Below is a genomic region from Candidatus Binatia bacterium.
GTCAACGAGAAGCGTCTCGTAGATCTCGCGCTCGAATTTCTCGCGGCGCATCCCGATGCGCTCGGCGAGCCCGAGCTCGTCACCTCCGCCGAAGGTCTGTCATCCTGATCGGATGACCGAGACCCACGCATTTCACGTCCGCCTCGAAGCCTTTGACGGTCCGCTCGACCTTCTGCTGAGCCTGATCAAAGATCAGCAGCTCGACGTCGCCACGGTTCCGCTCGCGAGCGTTGCGGAGCAGTATCTCGAGTACGTTCGCGACCTCCAAGCGCGCGACTTCGAGATCGCGGCCGAGTATCTCGTCATCGCCGCAACGCTGCTCTTCCTAAAGTCCAGGGCGCTGCTGCCGCCGATTCCGGCGGAGTTCATCGACGACGAAGGCGAGACGCCCGAAGAGGTCGAGGAGCGGTTGCGCCGCCGCCTCATCGCCTACTCGAAGTACCGCGAACTCGGCGAAGAGCTGCGCGAGTATCAGACAGAGGCCGCGTCGTTTTTCTACCGGGAGCCCGGCGATCCGGCCGGCGAGATCGTGCAGCGCTACGACATCAATCCCGAGAAGCTCAAGCGCGCCTTTCTGGCGATGCTCGCCCAGGCGCGTCCCGAGAAGCGTTCGATCGCGAGCGAGCGGGTCTCCTTGATCGCCTCGATGGATTACGTGATGCGGCGCATCAAGGAACGCGGCGAAGCCTACTTCTCGGAGCTCTGCACCGAGCTGGGCATGACGCGCGAGGTTATCATCGTAACGTTCCTCGCCATCTTGGAACTCGTGCGGCGCCACCGCCTCGCGTTCGAACAGCCCGAGGCCTTCGACGACATCCGGCTCTTCCCGATTTCGAGGGCCGCGTGACCGCGCGCGCCAAAGAGCTGACGCCCGCCGACGAGGCCGCGATCCTCGACGAGGCGATCCTTCGGCTGCAACGTCCCGTCGAGGCGCTGCTCTTCGTCGCGAGCGAGGCGCTCTCGATCCAGCAGCTTGCGAAGCACCTGCGCGCGGAGGAACGCGAGATCGCCGTCGTGCTGCAGCAGATCGAGGCGGAGTACGCCGAGCGCGGGATCGTTCTGCGCCAAGTCGCGGGCGGCTATCGCTTCGCGACCTCGCCGATGGCGCGCGACGTCGTCGAAGCCTATCTGCTCCCGCCGAAGACGACGCTCTCGTCGCCGGCGCTCGAAGCGCTCGCGATCGTCGCGCACCTGCAGCCGGTAACGAAGAGCGAGATCGAAGCGATTCGGGGCGTCAACTCCGACAGCGTCGTCAGCACGCTGCTCGACCGCGAACTGATCGCGGAGGCCGGGCGCAAGGACGTCGTCGGCCGCCCGCTGCTCTACAAGACGACGCCGTTCTTTCTCGAGTCCTTCGGACTGCGCTCGCTCGACGATCTTCCCGAGCTCGAACTGGAGCCGGGGCAACCGCTCGCGTTCGATCTTCGAGGCGAGAAGACGCCGTAAGGAGGCACGGCGTGCGCATCGGAATGCACGTGCGCGTCGCCGGCGGCTACGCCAAGGCGGTCGAGCACGCGAAGGCGATAGGTTGCACCGCGCTGCAAGTCTTCTCGACCAATCCGCGCAGTTATCGCACGACGGCGATCGATTTCCGTTCGCTCGAAGCGTTCGCGCAGATGCGGCGCGAGGCCGATCTCGACCCGTGCGCGATCCACACGCCCTATCTCATCAACCTCGCGAGCGACGATCCGAAGATCTCGGCCGGTTCGCTGCGCCTACTCCAAAACGATCTTGCGGTCGCGGCCGGCGGCGGCATGCGCTTCGTCAACACGCATCTCGGATCGTACGGCACGCGCGATCGCGCAGAAGGCTTCGCCGCGATCTGCCGGGCGCTCGAAACGGCGCTGGCCGGCATCGAGCCCGGCGTCGTGTTGGTGCTGGAGAACTCGGCCGGCGCCGGCAATCTTGCCGGTGGAACGCTCGAAGAGCTCGGTGCGTTTACGCGGAGCCTCGCGCATCCGCAGCTCGGCGTCTGCCTCGACACCGCCCACGCGTGGGCCTCGGGTTACGCAATAGACACCAAAGCGGGGGTCGAAGCTTTCTTAGAAGAGGCGGATCGGCGGATCGGGCTCCCGCGCATTCCGATGTTTCATTTCAACGATACGCAGGTCGAGCTCGGCGCGAGCCGCGACCGGCATTGGCACATCGGTGAGGGGAGAATCGGATTCGAAGGCTTCCGGTCGCTCCTGGCTCACCCGCAACTGCTGGAGAAGACGGCCATCCTGGAGACGCCCGGCGACGATGCCGACGATCTGCGCAACATGGAGACGATCCTCGCGATCTCGCGCGGCGCGCTATTGAACGCGGAGGTGGGGAAGGCGGAGGCTCGACTCGAGAAATAGCGCCGAGTCGGCTCGCTTGATTTTCAGCCGGAGGCCGACGTCGTTGATGTCGGAGACCAGCGGCGCGTTTCGGATGGGATCGCGGAACATTGCTTCAAACCTCTTGACGAATGTGGTAACCTTCAATCATTATATAGTGGTTATGGTAACTTGTCAAACGATTTTGCCGGTGAAGCGCCCCGCGTGAACCCGGCCTCCGACACGGCGCCGGGCGGCCTCGAGCTGGTCCGGAGCTTCGAAAACACAGTCGAGCTGCCGAACGGGCCCGACCGGCTGGCCTCGGTCGACGAGGCCGCGCAGTGGTGCCTCAGTTACGGCCTCCCGCCGGTCACGGGCCCGGCGGAGCTGCAGCGGTTGCGGGAGTTCCGCGAGGCCCTCCGCGACGTGCTCTTCGCCAACAACGGCGAGGGCGAGCTCCACGCCGCCTGGGAGGGGCTGCGCCCCTTCGTAAGCGCCGCGCACCTGACGCTGACGGTCGACGGCAGCCGCGGTCTGGAACTGCGCGCAGCCGAACGCGAGCGCCGGGGCGCGATCGCGACGCTCCTCGTCGCCGTTCACGAATCGCTGCTCGACGGCTCGTGGCGGCGCTTGCGGGCCTGCCGCAAAGCGTCGTGCCGCTGGGCCTACTACGATCACACGAAGAACGGCTCGCGCGCGTGGTGCAGCATGGCGACCTGCGGAAATCAAGCGAAAGCGCAACGACGCCGGGAGCGTGAGCGAGCGCGCTGAGTTCGTCGCGCATTTCGACGTCGACGCGTTCTATGCGAGCGTCGCCGTGCGCGACGACCCGAGCCTGCGCGGCAAACCGGTCGCGATTGCCGGGCGGAGCCGCCGCGCGGTCGTTCTGACGGCCTCGTACGAGGCGCGTCCCTTCGGCGTGCGCTCGGCGATGCCGCTCTACAAAGCGCGCGCGGCGTGCGCGGATCTCGTCGTCGTCCCGCCCGACATGCAGAAATACAAGGCGGTCTCGCGCGAGATCTTCGCGATCTTGCGCGGGCGCGGCGATCCCGTCGAAGGTCTCTCGCTCGATGAAGCCTTCGTGGCGATCGGCGAGATGACGCTCGATACCGCGCGCGCGGTGGCGCAATCGCTGCGCGACGAGATACTCGCGGCGACCGCGTTGACGGTGAGCGCCGGCGTCGCGAGCGGCAAGATGGTCGCGAAGATTGCCTCGGACAGTTGCAAACCCAACGGCCTCCTCGCCGTCGCACCGGGAGAAGAGGCGGCCTTCCTCGCGCCGCTTCCGGTCGAACGCCTCTGGGGAATCGGCCCGAAGACGCAGCGGCGGCTGAGCCTCTTCGGCATCACGACGATCGGCGAGCTCGCGGCGCTCGACGAGCCGCGCTTGCGCGAGCTCTTCGGCTCGTGGTGGAGCGAGGTGCGCGACCTCGCGCGCGGCGTCGATCGCCGCCGCGTCGAGCCCGAGCGCGAGACGAAATCGATCTCGACCGAAGAGACGTTCGAGTACGACGTGCGCGACGAGCCGCAACTCGTCGAGGTGCTGCGCGTGCAGGCCGGCGAGATCGCGGAGACGCTCGAACGCGAGCGCACGCTCGCGCACACCGTCGGCGTGAAGATCAAGCGCGGCGACTTCACGCTCGTCGGGCGCCAGACGCATCTCGCCGAGCCGACGCGCGACGCTCGCACGATCTTCCGAGCGGCCGTCTACTGCCTGCGCCGCGCCGCGCTCGAAGGCGCGCCGGTGCGGCTGCTGGGGACGCGCGTCGCCTCGCTCGTCGAGGGCGACGCCCTCCAGCCGAGCCTGTTCGGACAGCTCAAATGATGCTATACTATAGCTCAGATGATTAGTGCCGCAGAGACCCTTCGCACGCTCGGCCAGCGGCCTCCCGCCGGCCGCGGGGCCGAGCGCGCCGCGCGCGACTTGGTGCGAGCGGGGATGC
It encodes:
- a CDS encoding segregation/condensation protein A, producing the protein MTETHAFHVRLEAFDGPLDLLLSLIKDQQLDVATVPLASVAEQYLEYVRDLQARDFEIAAEYLVIAATLLFLKSRALLPPIPAEFIDDEGETPEEVEERLRRRLIAYSKYRELGEELREYQTEAASFFYREPGDPAGEIVQRYDINPEKLKRAFLAMLAQARPEKRSIASERVSLIASMDYVMRRIKERGEAYFSELCTELGMTREVIIVTFLAILELVRRHRLAFEQPEAFDDIRLFPISRAA
- the scpB gene encoding SMC-Scp complex subunit ScpB — protein: MTARAKELTPADEAAILDEAILRLQRPVEALLFVASEALSIQQLAKHLRAEEREIAVVLQQIEAEYAERGIVLRQVAGGYRFATSPMARDVVEAYLLPPKTTLSSPALEALAIVAHLQPVTKSEIEAIRGVNSDSVVSTLLDRELIAEAGRKDVVGRPLLYKTTPFFLESFGLRSLDDLPELELEPGQPLAFDLRGEKTP
- a CDS encoding deoxyribonuclease IV codes for the protein MRIGMHVRVAGGYAKAVEHAKAIGCTALQVFSTNPRSYRTTAIDFRSLEAFAQMRREADLDPCAIHTPYLINLASDDPKISAGSLRLLQNDLAVAAGGGMRFVNTHLGSYGTRDRAEGFAAICRALETALAGIEPGVVLVLENSAGAGNLAGGTLEELGAFTRSLAHPQLGVCLDTAHAWASGYAIDTKAGVEAFLEEADRRIGLPRIPMFHFNDTQVELGASRDRHWHIGEGRIGFEGFRSLLAHPQLLEKTAILETPGDDADDLRNMETILAISRGALLNAEVGKAEARLEK
- a CDS encoding CGNR zinc finger domain-containing protein, encoding MNPASDTAPGGLELVRSFENTVELPNGPDRLASVDEAAQWCLSYGLPPVTGPAELQRLREFREALRDVLFANNGEGELHAAWEGLRPFVSAAHLTLTVDGSRGLELRAAERERRGAIATLLVAVHESLLDGSWRRLRACRKASCRWAYYDHTKNGSRAWCSMATCGNQAKAQRRRERERAR
- the dinB gene encoding DNA polymerase IV; the encoded protein is MSERAEFVAHFDVDAFYASVAVRDDPSLRGKPVAIAGRSRRAVVLTASYEARPFGVRSAMPLYKARAACADLVVVPPDMQKYKAVSREIFAILRGRGDPVEGLSLDEAFVAIGEMTLDTARAVAQSLRDEILAATALTVSAGVASGKMVAKIASDSCKPNGLLAVAPGEEAAFLAPLPVERLWGIGPKTQRRLSLFGITTIGELAALDEPRLRELFGSWWSEVRDLARGVDRRRVEPERETKSISTEETFEYDVRDEPQLVEVLRVQAGEIAETLERERTLAHTVGVKIKRGDFTLVGRQTHLAEPTRDARTIFRAAVYCLRRAALEGAPVRLLGTRVASLVEGDALQPSLFGQLK